One part of the Schistocerca piceifrons isolate TAMUIC-IGC-003096 chromosome 2, iqSchPice1.1, whole genome shotgun sequence genome encodes these proteins:
- the LOC124776199 gene encoding uncharacterized protein LOC124776199 isoform X1: protein MQSLCRWNIRRNVVFLAMIMTVAGVLVLYNSEEDDHDVRSSVVQRNADDKYDFVVHASIHHTDDCFRNNIRYGIEHLYKNVLLWRSSKNSKCKASFEKFDKIYRVDIREGKIYFHPKFANKVHEWLGYDPKLFEEVKRQKVTHVYHKYSHKLTAYNPLRAKRPTPKPQKPPKLYIEELINQTLPGCDFCNAAIMTAGEIFGRVQGKSSRSAANTFKIDKWHGLFIPDKHSILEITIQEFVDLFNTSLQWFGTVASIDRNARFPVLFWDTFPAAGASQVHVHVHGILGDELYRGALNAQLRVSNQYISETSRNYWQDLVEVHDRLGLAAFFGKAVAIAPLTSEKDHELLLISQMPNTDIYSLLYFVIQTYHSIDRFCYSSSMALPLIGYERLLRKSESLPTIIRIGTRGECSSTVNDVYTMSLNWQNSTN from the exons ATGCAGTCGTTGTGCCGGTGGAACATTAGGAGGAACGTCGTCTTTTTGGCGATGATAATGACAGTGGCAGGCGTACTTGTTCTATATAACAGTGAAGAAGATGACCACGATGTCCGGTCTTCTGTAGTTCAGCGTAACGCTGACGATAAATATGATTTTGTCGTGCATGCTTCGATTCATCACACTGACGATTGCTTTAGGAACAATATTAGATACGGAATCGAGCATCTGtataaaaatgttttgttatggCGTTCATCTAAGAACAGTAAATGTAAAGCAAGCTTTGAGAAATTTGACAAAATTTACAGAGTAGATATAAGAGAAGGAAAGATATATTTCCATCCAAAGTTTGCAAACAAAGTCCATGAGTGGCTAGGATATGATCCAAAACTGTTCGAAGAAGTTAAACGACAAAAAGTCACCCATGTGTATCATAAATATAGTCACAAACTTACAGCATATAATCCGTTAAGGGCGAAGAGACCTACACCAAAGCCCCAGAAACCTCCGAAACTATACATAGAAGAACTTATAAATCAAACACTGCCAGGGTGTGACTTTTGTAATGCAGCGATTATGACTGCTGGGGAAATATTTGGGCGCGTTCAAGGGAAATCATCAAGAAGTGCTGCGAACACGTTTAAGATTGATAAATGGCACGGACTTTTCATCCCAGATAAACATAGTATATTAGAAATCACTATTCAAGAGTTTGTTGATCTCTTTAACACTTCGTTGCAGTGGTTTGGCACAGTCGCTTCAATTGATAGAAATGctcgctttccagtcctctttTGGGATACGTTCCCTGCTGCAGGAGCCAGCCAGGTGCATGTTCATGTACATGGAATACTTGGAGATGAACTTTACCGTGGAGCATTAAATGCACAGTTACGTGTTTCCAATCAATATATATCGGAAACAAGTCGCAATTATTGGCAAGATTTAGTGGAGGTTCATGACAGATTAGGACTAGCAGCGTTTTTTGGTAAAGCTGTGGCAATTGCTCCTTTAACATCAGAGAAAGATCATGAGTTGCTGCTGATTAGTCAGATGCCCAACACTGACATATACAGTTTATTGTATTTTGTTATCCAGACATACCACAGCATTGATAGATTTTGTTACAGTTCAAGTATGGCACTACCACTTATTGGATATGAAAGGTTGCTGCGTAAATCTGAGTCACTTCCTACAATTATTAGAATTGGTACGAGAGGAGAATGTTCTTCAACAGTTAATGAT GTGTACACAATGTCATTGAACTGGCAAAACAGTACAAATTGA